A stretch of Phragmites australis chromosome 12, lpPhrAust1.1, whole genome shotgun sequence DNA encodes these proteins:
- the LOC133886104 gene encoding zinc-finger homeodomain protein 4-like isoform X1: MVSIVPLQRRTEASPAAAAARSIFSMERRRREEDGGGMGLSGTQGELPIPMHANVASLYVGVGGGASGGHVLQLHHDHHGSNNGQSSPALPSPPAAEEEGSGKKQAAVAGAGIGGGGGNSAVKYRECLKNHAAAIGGNATDGCGEFMPSGEEGSLEALKCSACGCHRNFHRKEVDDDFDVGHGCAARRLLASAMPHHKNGGGGGGGGLLVTAEPYGAYAAARSFPPPPLGHPHHHQYVMPLSMMHTSESDEMDGVGGGDATAAARGGGSSSKKRFRTKFTAEQKARMLDFAERIGWRLQKLDDGMVQAFCQEIGVKRRVLKVWMHNNKHNLATKLLEASPQAVPAMLTPPSQPGPSCHHGPSSPPPLKLE, from the coding sequence ATGGTTTCCATTGTGCCGCTGCAGAGAAGAACAGAAGCATCgccagcagctgcagcagcaagaAGCATCTTCTCTATGGAGAGGCGCCGCCGAGAAGAGGACGGAGGAGGCATGGGTCTTTCTGGCACGCAAGGCGAGCTCCCGATCCCAATGCACGCCAACGTCGCCTCGCTCTACGTCGGCGTCGGCGGTGGGGCCAGTGGCGGCCATGTCCTGCAGCTGCACCATGATCACCATGGAAGCAACAATGGGCAGTCGTCTCCTGCGCTGCCGTCGCCGCCTGCCGCCGAGGAGGAGGGCTCCGGGAAGAAGCAAGCCGCGGTGGCCGGGGCTGGCATTGGCGGGGGCGGCGGGAACTCGGCGGTGAAGTACCGGGAGTGCCTCAAGAACCACGCGGCGGCCATCGGCGGTAACGCCACCGACGGGTGCGGCGAGTTCATGCCGAGCGGCGAGGAGGGCTCGCTGGAGGCGCTCAAGTGCTCTGCCTGCGGCTGCCACCGCAACTTCCACCGCAAGGAGGTCGACGACGACTTTGACGTAGGCCACGGCTGCGCCGCGCGCCGCCTACTCGCCTCCGCCATGCCGCACCACAAgaacggcggtggcggcggcggcggcgggctccTGGTCACCGCCGAGCCCTACGGCGCCTACGCCGCGGCGCGCTCattccctccgccgccgctgggGCACCCGCACCACCACCAGTACGTCATGCCGCTGAGCATGATGCACACCTCCGAGTCGGACGAGATGGACGGcgttggcggcggcgacgccaCGGCCGCCGCACGCGGCGGGGGCTCCTCGTCCAAGAAGCGGTTCCGCACCAAGTTCACCGCGGAGCAGAAGGCGCGCATGCTGGACTTCGCGGAGCGCATCGGGTGGCGCCTCCAGAAGCTCGACGATGGCATGGTGCAGGCCTTCTGCCAGGAGATTGGCGTGAAGCGCCGCGTGCTCAAGGTGTGGATGCACAACAACAAGCACAACCTCGCCACGAAGCTCCTCGAGGCCTCGCCGCAGGCGGTGCCAGCAATGCTCACGCCGCCGTCGCAGCCCGGGCCATCCTGCCACCATGGGCCCAGCTCCCCGCCGCCGCTCAAGCTCGAGTGA
- the LOC133886104 gene encoding zinc-finger homeodomain protein 4-like isoform X2: MERRRREEDGGGMGLSGTQGELPIPMHANVASLYVGVGGGASGGHVLQLHHDHHGSNNGQSSPALPSPPAAEEEGSGKKQAAVAGAGIGGGGGNSAVKYRECLKNHAAAIGGNATDGCGEFMPSGEEGSLEALKCSACGCHRNFHRKEVDDDFDVGHGCAARRLLASAMPHHKNGGGGGGGGLLVTAEPYGAYAAARSFPPPPLGHPHHHQYVMPLSMMHTSESDEMDGVGGGDATAAARGGGSSSKKRFRTKFTAEQKARMLDFAERIGWRLQKLDDGMVQAFCQEIGVKRRVLKVWMHNNKHNLATKLLEASPQAVPAMLTPPSQPGPSCHHGPSSPPPLKLE; this comes from the coding sequence ATGGAGAGGCGCCGCCGAGAAGAGGACGGAGGAGGCATGGGTCTTTCTGGCACGCAAGGCGAGCTCCCGATCCCAATGCACGCCAACGTCGCCTCGCTCTACGTCGGCGTCGGCGGTGGGGCCAGTGGCGGCCATGTCCTGCAGCTGCACCATGATCACCATGGAAGCAACAATGGGCAGTCGTCTCCTGCGCTGCCGTCGCCGCCTGCCGCCGAGGAGGAGGGCTCCGGGAAGAAGCAAGCCGCGGTGGCCGGGGCTGGCATTGGCGGGGGCGGCGGGAACTCGGCGGTGAAGTACCGGGAGTGCCTCAAGAACCACGCGGCGGCCATCGGCGGTAACGCCACCGACGGGTGCGGCGAGTTCATGCCGAGCGGCGAGGAGGGCTCGCTGGAGGCGCTCAAGTGCTCTGCCTGCGGCTGCCACCGCAACTTCCACCGCAAGGAGGTCGACGACGACTTTGACGTAGGCCACGGCTGCGCCGCGCGCCGCCTACTCGCCTCCGCCATGCCGCACCACAAgaacggcggtggcggcggcggcggcgggctccTGGTCACCGCCGAGCCCTACGGCGCCTACGCCGCGGCGCGCTCattccctccgccgccgctgggGCACCCGCACCACCACCAGTACGTCATGCCGCTGAGCATGATGCACACCTCCGAGTCGGACGAGATGGACGGcgttggcggcggcgacgccaCGGCCGCCGCACGCGGCGGGGGCTCCTCGTCCAAGAAGCGGTTCCGCACCAAGTTCACCGCGGAGCAGAAGGCGCGCATGCTGGACTTCGCGGAGCGCATCGGGTGGCGCCTCCAGAAGCTCGACGATGGCATGGTGCAGGCCTTCTGCCAGGAGATTGGCGTGAAGCGCCGCGTGCTCAAGGTGTGGATGCACAACAACAAGCACAACCTCGCCACGAAGCTCCTCGAGGCCTCGCCGCAGGCGGTGCCAGCAATGCTCACGCCGCCGTCGCAGCCCGGGCCATCCTGCCACCATGGGCCCAGCTCCCCGCCGCCGCTCAAGCTCGAGTGA